The Bacillota bacterium genome contains a region encoding:
- a CDS encoding phenylalanine--tRNA ligase beta subunit-related protein, translated as MRFIVDEHFFAKLPHACFGVVVARKVNNQGSVSEIKSLLEQAIEEVRKKFQSSKPKEHPAITPYRDAFQMLGINPNRFPCSVEALITRIAKGGSLPDINPVVNLVNAFSLKYILPMGAHDLGAASGDIEVRISRPDDLFIPFGQKDAEKPDDGEIVYASGNMIKTRKWIWRQSDQGKVTESSRDIFLPIDGFANYNLESVISARDELAKVLEDFFNANIKTFLVDKNCSNIEL; from the coding sequence ATGCGTTTTATAGTTGATGAACACTTTTTTGCGAAACTGCCCCATGCCTGTTTTGGAGTAGTTGTCGCCAGAAAAGTGAATAACCAGGGGAGTGTATCTGAGATAAAATCATTGCTTGAACAGGCCATAGAAGAAGTACGGAAAAAATTTCAATCATCCAAGCCGAAGGAACATCCAGCAATAACTCCCTACCGTGATGCATTTCAAATGCTGGGAATAAACCCTAATCGTTTTCCATGCTCCGTAGAAGCGCTAATAACAAGAATTGCCAAGGGTGGAAGCCTCCCGGATATTAACCCTGTTGTTAACCTGGTCAACGCTTTCTCGCTTAAATATATCCTTCCTATGGGCGCTCATGATCTCGGCGCTGCTTCGGGAGATATTGAAGTCCGTATCAGCAGGCCTGATGACCTGTTCATACCCTTCGGCCAGAAAGATGCAGAAAAACCGGATGACGGGGAAATTGTTTATGCCAGTGGTAATATGATTAAAACGAGAAAGTGGATCTGGAGACAGAGTGATCAGGGCAAGGTCACCGAAAGCAGCAGGGACATCTTCCTGCCTATTGACGGTTTTGCAAACTACAACCTGGAGTCTGTAATTTCCGCACGGGACGAACTCGCCAAAGTATTAGAAGATTTTTTTAACGCTAACATTAAAACTTTCTTGGTCGATAAAAATTGTAGTAACATCGAACTGTAA
- a CDS encoding BlaI/MecI/CopY family transcriptional regulator, with product MKGHFLSGYRPGKQGLEKVLGSLESEVMEIIWQKDCAVCVRDVLEALNPEKDLAYTTIMTIMGRLADKKLLTKTKVGNAFFFQPSLSRDEFTGQIVGGMIDDLLTDFSDAALSHFIRRVEEKDRAVLEKLEQALAKSKEQDNEHTTK from the coding sequence ATGAAAGGTCATTTCTTAAGCGGTTACCGTCCGGGCAAGCAGGGTTTGGAAAAAGTCCTTGGCAGTCTCGAATCCGAGGTTATGGAGATCATCTGGCAAAAAGACTGCGCTGTATGCGTCCGCGATGTGCTTGAAGCTTTAAATCCCGAGAAAGATCTGGCCTATACTACGATCATGACAATCATGGGTCGACTGGCTGATAAAAAGCTGCTGACCAAAACCAAGGTAGGAAATGCTTTTTTCTTTCAGCCATCTTTAAGTCGTGATGAATTTACCGGGCAGATTGTCGGAGGTATGATCGATGACCTTCTCACTGATTTCAGCGATGCTGCTTTAAGTCACTTTATACGACGGGTAGAAGAAAAAGACAGGGCTGTTCTTGAAAAACTGGAACAGGCTCTTGCCAAGTCCAAGGAGCAGGATAATGAACATACCACTAAGTGA
- a CDS encoding M56 family metallopeptidase — protein sequence MNIPLSELHTHIIYVLFGYTLIFPLLMGVLKVFKIEDPLQRLRLYLLAFLTPPAAFIIYHTVLIKRCQAGLPIFTTDGAFHFLCTISTGMLSAILPLGGILLLVGTLKAGTAALMLRRLESENPQVDDNSRNSITKMIQIQSSSLGIKPPRVVFSSKEGFAAFTTGLLKPVLVINKKLPGKLNEQELAVVISHELIHISQRDTLKSWFLHLVRDITFFNPISNMLLNKYLAEKELLCDEKAANLIKVNHRDFAAVLLKIWRSLMDQQSTKLGLVSAFGGRGSMENRIEKMLLNTGTERKMPGLVTPLLGIIIFSTTLLALGLVC from the coding sequence ATGAACATACCACTAAGTGAACTGCATACACACATAATTTATGTTCTTTTCGGGTATACGCTGATCTTCCCTTTATTAATGGGTGTTCTGAAAGTTTTCAAAATCGAAGATCCCCTGCAGCGCTTACGCCTGTACCTTTTGGCATTTCTCACTCCTCCTGCAGCATTCATCATCTACCACACAGTCCTTATTAAACGCTGCCAGGCAGGGCTTCCTATATTCACTACAGATGGTGCATTCCATTTTCTCTGCACCATCTCAACCGGAATGCTAAGCGCCATCTTACCCCTTGGAGGTATTTTACTTCTGGTCGGCACCCTTAAGGCAGGAACAGCTGCACTTATGCTGAGGAGGCTTGAGAGTGAAAATCCACAGGTTGATGATAACTCAAGGAACAGCATAACAAAGATGATCCAGATCCAGAGTTCATCCCTCGGTATTAAACCGCCCCGGGTAGTTTTCAGTAGTAAAGAAGGATTCGCTGCTTTTACAACCGGTTTGCTGAAACCAGTTTTGGTTATTAATAAGAAGCTCCCGGGGAAGCTGAATGAACAGGAACTGGCAGTAGTGATCAGCCACGAACTGATTCATATCAGCCAACGCGATACCTTGAAGAGCTGGTTTTTGCACCTGGTCAGGGATATTACATTTTTTAACCCGATAAGCAATATGCTGCTCAATAAATATCTTGCTGAAAAGGAACTGCTTTGTGATGAGAAAGCAGCCAACCTGATCAAGGTTAATCATAGGGACTTTGCAGCGGTTCTCTTAAAAATATGGAGATCACTTATGGATCAGCAATCAACAAAGCTGGGTCTGGTCAGCGCTTTCGGCGGACGTGGCAGCATGGAAAACCGCATAGAAAAAATGTTACTCAATACTGGAACCGAAAGAAAAATGCCTGGACTGGTTACTCCACTTCTCGGCATAATTATATTTTCCACAACCCTGCTAGCTCTGGGTCTGGTTTGTTGA
- a CDS encoding Fe-S-containing protein → MNEKNKQLKSKKDQFTGSPKSKLPLILIVVAILGIGIFSIVSLMSNQESETSGSFFGEPSAPTRSYIGRVVTMTRVEPLIDDAWATITLEELEEKDIVFFEVENDEGFMVPLMAYITPSGRVFTGSSMCEPCQGRYFSLAGETLVCDTCRTTYTIENHEFLSGSQACGQYPPVYMKPEVDNGLVKIALSDIMNWEIRAY, encoded by the coding sequence ATGAATGAGAAAAACAAACAACTAAAATCCAAGAAAGACCAGTTTACTGGATCACCAAAAAGCAAGTTACCCCTTATATTAATTGTAGTTGCCATACTGGGCATCGGAATTTTTTCGATTGTAAGCCTTATGAGCAACCAGGAATCGGAAACCTCAGGATCATTTTTCGGCGAACCTTCGGCTCCAACCCGATCCTATATCGGCAGAGTCGTCACGATGACCAGAGTTGAACCTCTGATTGACGACGCCTGGGCAACTATCACCCTTGAAGAGCTTGAAGAAAAGGATATTGTTTTTTTCGAAGTTGAAAATGATGAAGGATTTATGGTTCCCCTGATGGCCTATATCACTCCTTCAGGCCGTGTTTTTACCGGAAGCAGTATGTGTGAACCCTGCCAGGGACGCTATTTTTCATTAGCCGGAGAAACTCTGGTCTGTGATACCTGCCGTACGACTTATACCATAGAAAATCATGAATTCCTGTCAGGCTCGCAGGCCTGCGGACAATACCCACCGGTATATATGAAACCCGAAGTAGATAACGGATTGGTGAAAATCGCACTCTCAGATATCATGAACTGGGAAATCCGGGCATATTAA
- a CDS encoding FtsX-like permease family protein, with protein MNLYNIAFNNFKRRKVKVLMILCGLVIGTATAIALFMIVESMRWSLGDQIDEFGANIVIVPRSEGMEINYGGAEISEVSLDYQRLVEDDLNRISEIPDYDSINIVSPKMITAVNIGETEALFVGIKPEKEFIMKPWFTLQDQAGLTSNQKPVDLALIELPDNGLILGYEASRALDLQSGDEIEINGVSFYVTGIINPLGSVEDGLIYGNLATLQNILNRPGEISMIEISAYCNSCPIEEIAAQLSDILPNGRVTALRQAALLREETIDRFSTFSFILSGIILFIAALMVLTTMMSSVHERTREIGIFRAIGFRGSHIIRIFFFEAGLIGLAGGLLGYLVGSTIAKVIGPYLTLGITLNSWQPDLLLPAVLISVAVAISASAYPALKAARLDPVESLRFI; from the coding sequence ATGAATCTCTACAACATTGCGTTCAACAACTTCAAACGTCGAAAAGTTAAAGTGCTAATGATCTTATGCGGGCTGGTAATCGGGACAGCAACAGCTATTGCCCTGTTCATGATTGTAGAGTCAATGCGCTGGTCCCTGGGAGATCAAATCGATGAATTCGGGGCAAATATTGTTATTGTTCCCCGTTCGGAAGGGATGGAAATCAACTACGGAGGGGCAGAGATTTCAGAGGTATCGCTTGATTATCAGCGTCTGGTTGAAGATGATCTGAATCGTATATCCGAAATACCAGATTACGACAGTATCAATATCGTTTCACCCAAAATGATTACAGCTGTAAATATTGGAGAAACAGAAGCTCTCTTCGTCGGTATAAAACCCGAAAAAGAGTTTATCATGAAACCCTGGTTCACACTTCAGGACCAGGCAGGTTTGACTTCAAACCAGAAACCGGTTGATCTTGCATTGATTGAACTTCCAGATAATGGTTTGATTCTCGGTTATGAAGCTTCCCGGGCACTTGACCTGCAAAGTGGAGATGAAATCGAAATTAACGGAGTATCCTTTTATGTAACCGGAATAATCAACCCTCTCGGTTCAGTAGAAGATGGACTGATCTATGGAAATCTGGCCACGCTACAAAATATCCTGAACCGTCCGGGAGAAATTTCGATGATCGAGATCTCGGCTTACTGCAATTCATGTCCAATTGAGGAAATCGCAGCTCAGCTAAGTGATATACTGCCTAACGGGCGAGTCACTGCACTCCGCCAGGCTGCCCTTCTGAGAGAAGAAACCATTGACCGTTTCTCCACATTCTCATTTATTTTATCCGGAATCATCTTGTTTATCGCCGCCCTGATGGTATTAACAACGATGATGTCTTCAGTACACGAAAGAACCAGGGAAATTGGCATCTTCAGGGCTATCGGATTCAGGGGCAGTCATATAATTCGAATATTTTTCTTTGAAGCAGGCTTGATCGGTTTAGCCGGAGGACTTCTGGGATATTTAGTCGGAAGCACCATTGCAAAAGTAATCGGGCCCTATCTTACTCTGGGAATAACTCTCAATTCCTGGCAGCCTGACCTGTTACTACCTGCAGTTTTAATATCTGTTGCTGTTGCCATTTCAGCATCTGCTTATCCGGCTCTTAAAGCAGCCAGATTAGATCCCGTTGAATCACTGCGATTTATTTAG
- a CDS encoding ABC transporter ATP-binding protein, translating to MKNTLIIIESLTKNYISGSNAVPALQGVSLEIQKGEAVAVMGPSGSGKSTLLSIIGGLNPPSSGKILIDDIDLYALSQERRADFRREYLGFVFQQFQLIPYLTAFENVLLPLTTTGYSKQQKHDMAMQSLEKVSMDSKFDRLPNQLSGGEQERVAIARAIVNEPPLILADEPTGSLDTKTATEIMELFSSLNASGLTILMVTHNPENTDYMQRTLTMQDGRLIDDNIFSSSKVVSVP from the coding sequence ATGAAAAATACATTGATCATCATAGAGAGCTTAACAAAAAATTATATCAGCGGCAGCAATGCTGTTCCCGCACTGCAGGGCGTTTCCCTGGAGATTCAAAAAGGTGAGGCTGTTGCAGTGATGGGTCCTTCCGGTTCAGGGAAAAGCACCCTTCTAAGCATAATTGGCGGACTGAACCCACCATCATCCGGTAAGATCTTAATCGATGATATTGATCTGTATGCCCTCTCACAGGAAAGACGTGCCGATTTCCGTCGCGAATACCTCGGTTTTGTTTTTCAACAATTTCAGTTGATTCCTTACCTAACTGCCTTTGAAAATGTTCTGCTACCGCTAACCACTACCGGTTATTCAAAACAACAAAAGCATGATATGGCCATGCAGTCCCTGGAGAAAGTGAGTATGGATTCAAAATTTGACCGTTTGCCGAACCAACTCTCAGGTGGAGAACAGGAAAGGGTAGCTATTGCCAGAGCAATAGTCAATGAGCCGCCACTGATACTCGCCGATGAACCAACCGGAAGCCTGGATACAAAAACCGCTACAGAAATAATGGAGCTGTTCAGCAGTTTAAATGCTTCAGGTCTTACCATACTGATGGTAACGCATAACCCGGAAAACACAGATTATATGCAGCGAACTTTGACCATGCAGGATGGACGGCTAATCGATGATAATATTTTTTCTTCATCCAAAGTGGTGAGTGTACCATGA